One Rosa chinensis cultivar Old Blush chromosome 5, RchiOBHm-V2, whole genome shotgun sequence genomic region harbors:
- the LOC112168167 gene encoding peroxidase A2: MASILVCICAIAISIYIGYGEAQLTPTFYNEACPDVNLTSIVRGVIQEALQTDPRIAASLIRLHFHDCFVNGCDASILLDNSSSVDGIDSEKAAFPNVNSARGFDVVDKIKTALENACPSTVSCADILAIAAEESVSLSGGPSWTVLLGRRDGTTANRTAANEALPAPTSNLDVLKSKFSAVGLNTTDLVALSGAHTFGRAQCQFFTDRLYNFNNTGSPDQTLNSTYIETLSDICPQNGNGSVLANFDPSTPDSFDSNYFSNLQVHKGLLQSDQELFSTSGADTIDIVNNFSVNQTTFFESFVESMIKMGNISPLTGTDGEIRLNCSRVNEDSFGSSAALLAEY; this comes from the exons ATGGCCTCTATACTAGTGTGTATTTGTGCAATTGCTATTTCAAtctatat AGGATATGGTGAGGCTCAGCTGACCCCGACGTTCTACAATGAAGCATGCCCCGATGTGAATCTCACTAGCATTGTCCGTGGAGTCATTCAGGAAGCTTTGCAGACGGATCCACGCATCGCTGCAAGCCTCATTAGGCTTCACTTCCATGATTGCTTTGTCAAT GGTTGTGATGCATCAATTTTGCTGGACAACAGTAGCAGTGTCGATGGCATAGACAGTGAGAAAGCAGCCTTTCCGAATGTTAATTCAGCGAGAGGATTTGATGTTGTGGACAAGATTAAGACTGCATTGGAGAATGCTTGTCCCAGCACGGTTTCTTGTGCTGATATTCTTGCCATTGCAGCAGAAGAGTCTGTTTCTTTG TCTGGAGGCCCCTCATGGACAGTACTGCTAGGAAGAAGGGACGGAACAACAGCAAACCGAACCGCTGCTAATGAAGCCCTTCCAGCTCCCACTTCAAACCTTGATGTACTCAAGTCCAAGTTCTCAGCTGTAGGCCTAAACACCACCGATCTGGTTGCACTATCCG GTGCTCACACATTTGGACGCGCCCAGTGTCAGTTTTTCACTGATCGATTATACAACTTCAACAACACAGGGAGTCCTGACCAAACCTTAAACTCGACCTACATAGAAACCTTGAGTGACATATGCCCACAAAATGGGAATGGGAGTGTCCTGGCCAATTTTGATCCCTCAACACCTGATAGTTTCGACAGCAACTATTTCTCTAATCTTCAAGTTCATAAAGGTCTACTGCAAAGCGACCAAGAGCtgttttcgactagcggggctgaTACCATTGACATAGTTAACAACTTCAGCGTTAATCAGACCACATTCTTTGAGAGCTTTGTGGAATCGATGATTAAAATGGGGAATATAAGCCCCTTGACAGGAACTGATGGAGAGATTCGATTGAACTGCAGTAGGGTTAACGAAGATTCATTTGGATCATCTGCTGCTTTGCTAGCTGAGTACTAA